A genomic segment from Bacillus cereus G9842 encodes:
- a CDS encoding nitroreductase family protein, with translation MTNDNFFNVLYERTSTRAFNPNKEISSTELHEILKAAAQAPSAWNLQHWKFLVFQGEDVQKRLHPIAYNQQQILDASAVVAILGDLEAYKNVEPVYGPIVEQGFMKEEAKERLAKNIESAYAREQFPRDAAFSNASLAAMQLMLAAKATGWDTCAIGGFNPQALTDEFNVSSRYVPIMLITIGESTLKGHPAPRMSVEQVSEWAK, from the coding sequence ATGACAAACGACAACTTTTTTAACGTTTTATATGAACGCACATCTACACGTGCATTCAACCCAAATAAAGAAATCTCATCTACAGAATTGCATGAGATTTTAAAAGCCGCAGCACAAGCACCTTCCGCTTGGAACTTACAACACTGGAAATTCCTTGTTTTTCAAGGTGAAGATGTACAAAAACGATTACACCCAATAGCTTATAACCAACAACAAATTCTTGATGCTTCTGCAGTAGTCGCTATTTTAGGTGATTTAGAAGCTTATAAAAATGTTGAGCCAGTATATGGTCCAATTGTAGAACAAGGATTTATGAAAGAAGAAGCAAAAGAACGCTTAGCTAAAAATATTGAATCTGCATATGCTCGTGAACAATTCCCGAGAGATGCTGCCTTTTCAAATGCATCTTTAGCAGCAATGCAACTTATGCTTGCAGCTAAAGCAACTGGTTGGGATACTTGTGCTATTGGTGGCTTCAATCCACAAGCACTGACAGACGAATTTAACGTTTCATCTCGTTACGTTCCAATTATGCTTATTACAATTGGTGAATCAACTTTAAAAGGTCACCCTGCACCACGTATGAGCGTAGAGCAAGTGAGTGAGTGGGCAAAATAA